The genomic stretch ATCGTGAAGAGTTCTCTAAGTTGGATTACGACGCGTTGAAAAAAGATCTTCATGCGTTGATGACCGACAGCCAAGACTGGTGGCCAGCGGATTATGGTCACTATGGTCCTTTCTTCATCCGTATGTCTTGGCATGCGGCAGGTACATACCGTACGGCTGATGGACGCGGTGGCGGTGGATCAGGTTCTCAACGCTTCGCACCTCTAAACAGTTGGCCAGATAACGTAAACCTTGATAAAGCTCGCCGTCTGTTATGGCCGATCAAACAAAAATACGGCAACAAGATCTCATGGGCAGATCTCCTTGTTTTCACGGGTAACGTAGCGATTGAATCCATGGGGTTAAAAACGTTTGGTTTTGCTGGTGGACGTGAAGATATTTGGCATGCAGAAGAAGATGTTTATTGGGGAACGGAAAAAGAATGGTTAGCGGACAACCGTTATTCGGGTGACCGTGAACTTGAAGACCCGCTTGCTGCAGTTCAGATGGGTCTGATCTATGTGAACCCTGAAGGACCGAACGGAAAGCCTGATCCGCTCGCAAGTGCTCGTGATATTCGTGATACGTTCAGCCGTATGGCGATGAATGACGAAGAAACGGTTGCACTTATCGCAGGTGGTCATACATTTGGAAAAGCCCATGGAGCAGGAGATCCGTCTCTTGTAGGAGACGACCCTGAAGCTGCTGACATCGAAACGCAAGGATTTGGCTGGCTGAGCCGTCACGGCAGCGGAAAAGGCCGTGATACCATTTCGAGTGGTATTGATGGAGCGTGGACGTCGAACCCAACACAATGGGATAACGGATACTTTGATCTTCTATTCGGTTACGAGTGGGAGCTAACGAAGAGTAGAGCAGGCGCTTACCAATGGACACCTGTCGATATGACGGAAGAGCATATGGCTCCTGATGCCGAAGATCCATCCATCAAAGTGAAAACGATGATGACAACCGCTGATATGGCATTGCGTATGGATCCGGAGTATGAAAAAATTTCTCGCCGTTATTACGAGAATCCAGATGAATTCGCTGATGCTTTTGCACGTGCGTGGTTCAAATTGCTTCACCGTGACATGGGGCCGAAAGTTCGTTATCTCGGTCCTGAAGTCCCAGACGAAGAACTTATCTGGCAAGACCCAGTACCAAGTGTAGATTATGACCTATCACCATCTGACATCGCTCAGTTAAAAGAAAAGATCCTTAATACAGGATTATCGGTGAGTGAGCTCGTCAAAACGGCATGGGCTTCCGCTAGCACATACCGCGTTTCTGATATGCGTGGAGGTGCGAACGGTTCAC from Bacillus sp. E(2018) encodes the following:
- the katG gene encoding catalase/peroxidase HPI, with the protein product MENNNKPDQKEHTSAGQCPVTHHKDSAITTSRAPHGTTNKDWWPNQLNLNVLRQHDKKSNPMGDDFNYREEFSKLDYDALKKDLHALMTDSQDWWPADYGHYGPFFIRMSWHAAGTYRTADGRGGGGSGSQRFAPLNSWPDNVNLDKARRLLWPIKQKYGNKISWADLLVFTGNVAIESMGLKTFGFAGGREDIWHAEEDVYWGTEKEWLADNRYSGDRELEDPLAAVQMGLIYVNPEGPNGKPDPLASARDIRDTFSRMAMNDEETVALIAGGHTFGKAHGAGDPSLVGDDPEAADIETQGFGWLSRHGSGKGRDTISSGIDGAWTSNPTQWDNGYFDLLFGYEWELTKSRAGAYQWTPVDMTEEHMAPDAEDPSIKVKTMMTTADMALRMDPEYEKISRRYYENPDEFADAFARAWFKLLHRDMGPKVRYLGPEVPDEELIWQDPVPSVDYDLSPSDIAQLKEKILNTGLSVSELVKTAWASASTYRVSDMRGGANGSRIRLAPQKSWEANEPQQLEKVLGIYQDLQNQLDTKVSLADLIVLGGSAAVEKAAKDAGFDFTVPFTPGRGDATPEQTDDVSFDVLEPVSDGFRNYQKKEYSTSPEEMLVDKAQLLGLSAPEMTVLVGGLRVLGTNYKNTKHGVFTDRVGTLTNDFFVNLLDMGVEWKSTGFNEYEGRDRKSGEVKRTASRFDLVFGSNSELRALAEVYAQNDNQEKFVRDFIAAWVKVMDADRFDVKLK